One window of the Seriola aureovittata isolate HTS-2021-v1 ecotype China chromosome 22, ASM2101889v1, whole genome shotgun sequence genome contains the following:
- the nrcama gene encoding neuronal cell adhesion molecule a isoform X3: MTHPSMDWNRKWTPGFGAVLLILLSRMTSALEVPLDLPQPPTITLQSPKDYIFDPRENIVIHCEAKGKPNPSFSWTRNGTHFDVEKDSKVLMKPGSGTLVIDISGEKAEAYEGTYQCTAHNEHGTAVSNNIVIRQSRSPLWSKERNEAITVQMGVSLVLQCRPPAGLPPPVIFWMDNNFQRLPLDQRVSQALNGDLYFSNVLLEDTRSDYICYARFPHTQTIQQKQPISVTVLNNSPEGERRPGFMTPQGATSTKMVLRGETLELECIAEGLPTPEISWKKNGSEMPSSRMSFRNFKKTLKISDVNEADAGDYRCTATNSLGTADHVIKVTVKAAPFWVSAPRNLILAPNETGILTCRVNGEPKPKISWFVNGVPIENAPEDHSRKVEDDTVILSNVQSGSSAVYQCHASNEFGYVMANAFVNVLAEPPRVLTPPNRVYQVITNNPALLHCSSFGSPIPTITWFKDSQTSIKNGDPYVIYENGTLEINVAQPLNSGKYTCIASNNLGIKENHVFLEVKEPTRILRQPEYMMVQKGMSAVFECKVKHDPSLIPTMTWLKDSGELPDDERFEVDTDSLTIKDVTNEDEGTYTCIMNTTLDQDSASAMLTVVEQPDPPTDLELTDQTERSVQLTWIPGDEHNSPTQSFLIQYEDLLHMPGIWINLTEVVGTSTTAQLNLSPYVYYSFRVLAQNRVGYSQPSQPSRQYRTNPAAPDENPSDVHGEGTEPDNLVIYWTPLTGFQSNGPGLEYKVQWRQKDTDEDWSSENVVNATHFVVTGTPTFVPFEIKVQAVNNYGSGPDPEVVTGYSGEDLPSSAPDSVKIMVHNSMLAEVHWEPVPSPSVRGKLQGYKVYYRRERGLEETEANMDEETQLLTFSGNRTEGRLPGLKPYSLYSLFIRVINYKGEGPASPSTTFETPEGVPGPPSFMNVINPGLDSLTVVWGPPMNNNGRLAGYTLKYQPVNITSELGPVKVMTFQANETTITLSNLNSSMLYKFYLSAKTIKGSGPIITEEAFTVMDTTRTQPTVVTGKGPTEPPHPTSPITQSLHPPIHKAPPVGPAFGTVNTSILEDGAVISWEYFGHHKNVYVEYIVENSKEDWKKELVNGSHSHMIKGLKPGTTYKVRLVARDPVDPTVHSTGEVDVTVPAAPNRQVDIATQGWFIGLMCAIALLILVLLIVCFIKRNKGGKYPVKEKEDAHQDPEIQPMKEDDGTFGEYSDTEDHKPLKGSRTPSNGTVRRDESDDSLVDYGEGGDGQFNEDGSFIGQYSGKKEKDTHEGNESSEAPSPVNAMNSFV, from the exons ATGACGCACCCATCCATGGACTGGAATAGGAAGTGGACGCCTGGCTTCGGAGCTGTGCTGCTCATACTCTTGAGTCGCATGACATCAGCGCTAGAGGTGCCTCTAGATC TGCCTCAACCCCCAACTATAACACTACAGTCCCCAAAAGATTACATCTTTGATCCGCGGGAGAACATCGTCATCCACTGTGAGGCCAAGGGGAAGCCAAATCCCAG CTTTTCATGGACGAGAAATGGAACCCACTTTGACGTCGAGAAAGACTCCAAAGTCCTGATGAAACCCGGTTCAGGAACTCTGGTTATTGACATCAGCGGGGAGAAGGCGGAGGCCTACGAAGGAACGTACCAGTGTACAGCTCACAATGAGCACGGCACCGCGGTTTCCAACAACATTGTCATCAGGCAGTCCA GGTCCCCCTTGTGGTCGAAGGAAAGAAATGAAGCCATCACCGTGCAGATGGGGGTCTCCCTGGTGCTGCAGTGCCGACCCCCTGCCGGGCTACCCCCTCCTGTCATCTTCTGGATGGATAACA ACTTTCAGAGGCTGCCGCTGGATCAGCGAGTGTCCCAGGCCCTGAACGGAGACTTGTACTTTTCAAATGTTCTCCTAGAAGACACCAGGAGTGACTACATCTGCTATGCTCGCTTCCCCCACACACAGACCATCCAGCAGAAACAGCCCATTTCAGTCACCGTGCTCAACA ACAGCCCAGAGGGGGAGCGTCGCCCTGGTTTCATGACACCTCAGGGTGCCACCAGCACCAAGATGGTTCTGAGAGGGGAGACCCTGGAGCTGGAATGCATTGCTGAGGGCTT GCCTACGCCAGAGATCTCCTGGAAGAAGAATGGAAGTGAAATGCCAAGCAGCAGGATGTCCTTCCGTAACTTCAAGAAAACGTTGAAGATTTCGGATGTGAATGAAGCCGATGCGGGAGACTACCGCTGTACGGCTACAAACAGCCTGGGCACTGCAGACCACGTCATCAAGGTCACTGTCAAAG CGGCTCCTTTCTGGGTCAGTGCTCCCAGGAACCTGATCCTCGCTCCGAATGAGACTGGCATCCTGACTTGTCGAGTCAATGGAGAACCCAAACCGAAGATTAGCTGGTTTGTGAATGGAGTCCCCATAGAGA ATGCTCCTGAGGACCACAGCCGCAAGGTGGAGGACGACACTGTGATTCTCAGCAACGTGCAGTCAGGATCCAGTGCTGTCTACCAGTGCCATGCGTCCAATGAGTTTGGCTACGTGATGGCGAATGCTTTTGTCAATGTTCTTG CTGAACCACCAAGGGTGCTCACTCCACCCAACCGAGTGTACCAGGTCATCACCAACAACCCTGCACTACTTCACTGTTCCTCCTTTGGCTCTCCAATACCGACCATCACATG GTTCAAAGACAGTCAGACCAGTATTAAGAATGGTGACCCATACGTGATCTATGAGAATGGTACACTGGAGATCAACGTGGCCCAGCCACTAAACAGCGGAAAGTACACCTGCATTGCCAGCAACAACCTGGGGATCAAGGAGAACCACGTCTTCCtggaggttaaag AGCCCACCCGTATCCTGAGGCAGCCGGAGTACATGATGGTGCAGAAAGGAATGAGCGCTGTGTTCGAGTGCAAAGTCAAACATGACCCTTCCCTTATTCCCACCATGACCTGGCTCAAAGACAGTGGAGAACTGCCAGATGACGAGAG GTTTGAGGTGGACACAGACAGTCTGACCATTAAAGATGTGACAAATGAAGATGAGGGCACCTACACCTGCATCATGAACACAACCCTGGACCAGGACTCAGCCAGCGCTATGCTGACTGTCGTCG AACAACCCGACCCTCCGACCGACCTGGAGCTGACTGACCAGACTGAGAGGAGCGTTCAGCTCACCTGGATCCCTGGAGATGAACACAACAGTCCCACGCAGA GTTTTTTGATCCAATATGAGGATCTGCTCCACATGCCAGGAATTTGGATCAACCTGACAGAAGTTGTCGGCACCAGCACCACAGCACAGTTAAACCTCTCCCCGTACGTCTACTACTCTTTCCGAGTGCTGGCTCAGAATCGTGTGGGCTACAGCCAGCCCAGCCAGCCCTCGCGCCAATACAGGACCAACCCCGCAG CTCCTGATGAAAATCCATCAGATGTTCATGGAGAAGGAACTGAGCCTGACAACTTGGTCATCTACTGGACA CCACTGACAGGATTCCAGTCCAACGGGCCTGGTTTGGAGTACAAAGTGCAGTGGAGACAGAAGGACACGGACGAGGATTGGTCATCAGAGAACGTGGTCAACGCCACCCACTTCGTCGTGACTGGAACCCCCACCTTTGTGCCATTCGAAATTAAAGTTCAAGCTGTGAACAACTACGGCAGCGGACCAGACCCTGAAGTAGTGACTGGGTACTCTGGAGAAGACT TGCCTTCGTCTGCTCCTGACAGTGTGAAGATCATGGTTCATAACAGTATGCTAGCAGAGGTACACTGGGAGCCTGTACCTTCCCCTTCAGTAAGGGGAAAACTACAGGGATACAAG GTATACTATCGGCGTGAGCGCGGCTTGGAGGAGACGGAGGCGAACATGGATGAGGAGACGCAGCTTTTGACGTTCAGTGGGAACCGTACCGAGGGGCGTCTGCCAGGCCTCAAGCCTTACAGCCTCTACAGCCTCTTCATCAGGGTCATTAATTACAAAGGAGAAGGGCCTGCGAGCCCCAGCACGACATTTGAGACACCTGAAGGAG tccccGGACCTCCTTCTTTTATGAATGTCATCAACCCCGGTTTGGACTCTCTCACTGTGGTTTGGGGTCCACCAATGAACAACAATGGACGCCTCGCTGGATACACACTGAAATACCAACCAG TCAACATCACCAGTGAACTGGGACCAGTCAAGGTCATGACCTTTCAAGCCAACGAGACCACCATTACCCTGAGCAACCTGAACTCCAGTATGCTGTACAAGTTTTACTTAAGTGCAAAGACAATCAAGGGCTCTGGCCCCATCATCACAGAAGAGGCCTTCACAGTCATGGACACAA ctcGTACTCAGCCCACTGTAGTGACGGGCAAAG GCCCCACAGAGCCCCCTCACCCAACTTCCCCCATCACTCAGTCTCTGCATCCCCCGATTCACAAGG CGCCTCCTGTAGGCCCTGCGTTTGGCACAGTTAACACGTCTATATTGGAGGATGGTGCGGTGATCAGTTGGGAATACTTTGGACACCATAAGAATGTATATGTGGAATATATTGTAGAAAACA GTAAAGAGGACTGGAAAAAGGAGTTGGTAAACGGTTCGCACTCACATATGATAAAAGGTTTAAAACCGGGGACGACCTATAAGGTGCGTCTGGTAGCTAGAGACCCGGTTGACCCGACGGTCCACAGCACAGGCGAAGTGGACGTTACGGTGCCAG CCGCACCCAACCGGCAGGTAGACATTGCCACCCAGGGCTGGTTTATTGGACTGATGTGTGCCATCGCTCTTCTCATCTTGGTCCTTCTCATTGTGTGCTTCATCAAGAGGAACAAGGGTGGCAAATATCCAG tgaaagagaaagaagatgcTCACCAAGACCCTGAGATCCAGCCCATGAAGGAGGATGATGGGACATTTGGAGAATACAG tgacACAGAGGACCACAAGCCGCTGAAGGGCAGCCGGACGCCGTCCAATGGGACGGTGCGCCGCGACGAGAGTGACGACAGCCTGGTGGACTACGGGGAGGGCGGGGACGGACAGTTCAATGAGGACGGCTCCTTCATCGGCCAGTACAGCggcaagaaagagaaagacacacacgaAGGCAACGAGAGTTCGGAGGCCCCGTCGCCTGTCAACGCCATGAACTCGTTTGTCTAA
- the nrcama gene encoding neuronal cell adhesion molecule a isoform X6, which translates to MTHPSMDWNRKWTPGFGAVLLILLSRMTSALEVPLDLPQPPTITLQSPKDYIFDPRENIVIHCEAKGKPNPSFSWTRNGTHFDVEKDSKVLMKPGSGTLVIDISGEKAEAYEGTYQCTAHNEHGTAVSNNIVIRQSRSPLWSKERNEAITVQMGVSLVLQCRPPAGLPPPVIFWMDNNFQRLPLDQRVSQALNGDLYFSNVLLEDTRSDYICYARFPHTQTIQQKQPISVTVLNNSPEGERRPGFMTPQGATSTKMVLRGETLELECIAEGLPTPEISWKKNGSEMPSSRMSFRNFKKTLKISDVNEADAGDYRCTATNSLGTADHVIKVTVKAAPFWVSAPRNLILAPNETGILTCRVNGEPKPKISWFVNGVPIENAPEDHSRKVEDDTVILSNVQSGSSAVYQCHASNEFGYVMANAFVNVLAEPPRVLTPPNRVYQVITNNPALLHCSSFGSPIPTITWFKDSQTSIKNGDPYVIYENGTLEINVAQPLNSGKYTCIASNNLGIKENHVFLEVKEPTRILRQPEYMMVQKGMSAVFECKVKHDPSLIPTMTWLKDSGELPDDERFEVDTDSLTIKDVTNEDEGTYTCIMNTTLDQDSASAMLTVVEQPDPPTDLELTDQTERSVQLTWIPGDEHNSPTQSFLIQYEDLLHMPGIWINLTEVVGTSTTAQLNLSPYVYYSFRVLAQNRVGYSQPSQPSRQYRTNPAAPDENPSDVHGEGTEPDNLVIYWTPLTGFQSNGPGLEYKVQWRQKDTDEDWSSENVVNATHFVVTGTPTFVPFEIKVQAVNNYGSGPDPEVVTGYSGEDLPSSAPDSVKIMVHNSMLAEVHWEPVPSPSVRGKLQGYKVYYRRERGLEETEANMDEETQLLTFSGNRTEGRLPGLKPYSLYSLFIRVINYKGEGPASPSTTFETPEGVPGPPSFMNVINPGLDSLTVVWGPPMNNNGRLAGYTLKYQPVNITSELGPVKVMTFQANETTITLSNLNSSMLYKFYLSAKTIKGSGPIITEEAFTVMDTTAPNRQVDIATQGWFIGLMCAIALLILVLLIVCFIKRNKGGKYPVKEKEDAHQDPEIQPMKEDDGTFGEYSDTEDHKPLKGSRTPSNGTVRRDESDDSLVDYGEGGDGQFNEDGSFIGQYSGKKEKDTHEGNESSEAPSPVNAMNSFV; encoded by the exons ATGACGCACCCATCCATGGACTGGAATAGGAAGTGGACGCCTGGCTTCGGAGCTGTGCTGCTCATACTCTTGAGTCGCATGACATCAGCGCTAGAGGTGCCTCTAGATC TGCCTCAACCCCCAACTATAACACTACAGTCCCCAAAAGATTACATCTTTGATCCGCGGGAGAACATCGTCATCCACTGTGAGGCCAAGGGGAAGCCAAATCCCAG CTTTTCATGGACGAGAAATGGAACCCACTTTGACGTCGAGAAAGACTCCAAAGTCCTGATGAAACCCGGTTCAGGAACTCTGGTTATTGACATCAGCGGGGAGAAGGCGGAGGCCTACGAAGGAACGTACCAGTGTACAGCTCACAATGAGCACGGCACCGCGGTTTCCAACAACATTGTCATCAGGCAGTCCA GGTCCCCCTTGTGGTCGAAGGAAAGAAATGAAGCCATCACCGTGCAGATGGGGGTCTCCCTGGTGCTGCAGTGCCGACCCCCTGCCGGGCTACCCCCTCCTGTCATCTTCTGGATGGATAACA ACTTTCAGAGGCTGCCGCTGGATCAGCGAGTGTCCCAGGCCCTGAACGGAGACTTGTACTTTTCAAATGTTCTCCTAGAAGACACCAGGAGTGACTACATCTGCTATGCTCGCTTCCCCCACACACAGACCATCCAGCAGAAACAGCCCATTTCAGTCACCGTGCTCAACA ACAGCCCAGAGGGGGAGCGTCGCCCTGGTTTCATGACACCTCAGGGTGCCACCAGCACCAAGATGGTTCTGAGAGGGGAGACCCTGGAGCTGGAATGCATTGCTGAGGGCTT GCCTACGCCAGAGATCTCCTGGAAGAAGAATGGAAGTGAAATGCCAAGCAGCAGGATGTCCTTCCGTAACTTCAAGAAAACGTTGAAGATTTCGGATGTGAATGAAGCCGATGCGGGAGACTACCGCTGTACGGCTACAAACAGCCTGGGCACTGCAGACCACGTCATCAAGGTCACTGTCAAAG CGGCTCCTTTCTGGGTCAGTGCTCCCAGGAACCTGATCCTCGCTCCGAATGAGACTGGCATCCTGACTTGTCGAGTCAATGGAGAACCCAAACCGAAGATTAGCTGGTTTGTGAATGGAGTCCCCATAGAGA ATGCTCCTGAGGACCACAGCCGCAAGGTGGAGGACGACACTGTGATTCTCAGCAACGTGCAGTCAGGATCCAGTGCTGTCTACCAGTGCCATGCGTCCAATGAGTTTGGCTACGTGATGGCGAATGCTTTTGTCAATGTTCTTG CTGAACCACCAAGGGTGCTCACTCCACCCAACCGAGTGTACCAGGTCATCACCAACAACCCTGCACTACTTCACTGTTCCTCCTTTGGCTCTCCAATACCGACCATCACATG GTTCAAAGACAGTCAGACCAGTATTAAGAATGGTGACCCATACGTGATCTATGAGAATGGTACACTGGAGATCAACGTGGCCCAGCCACTAAACAGCGGAAAGTACACCTGCATTGCCAGCAACAACCTGGGGATCAAGGAGAACCACGTCTTCCtggaggttaaag AGCCCACCCGTATCCTGAGGCAGCCGGAGTACATGATGGTGCAGAAAGGAATGAGCGCTGTGTTCGAGTGCAAAGTCAAACATGACCCTTCCCTTATTCCCACCATGACCTGGCTCAAAGACAGTGGAGAACTGCCAGATGACGAGAG GTTTGAGGTGGACACAGACAGTCTGACCATTAAAGATGTGACAAATGAAGATGAGGGCACCTACACCTGCATCATGAACACAACCCTGGACCAGGACTCAGCCAGCGCTATGCTGACTGTCGTCG AACAACCCGACCCTCCGACCGACCTGGAGCTGACTGACCAGACTGAGAGGAGCGTTCAGCTCACCTGGATCCCTGGAGATGAACACAACAGTCCCACGCAGA GTTTTTTGATCCAATATGAGGATCTGCTCCACATGCCAGGAATTTGGATCAACCTGACAGAAGTTGTCGGCACCAGCACCACAGCACAGTTAAACCTCTCCCCGTACGTCTACTACTCTTTCCGAGTGCTGGCTCAGAATCGTGTGGGCTACAGCCAGCCCAGCCAGCCCTCGCGCCAATACAGGACCAACCCCGCAG CTCCTGATGAAAATCCATCAGATGTTCATGGAGAAGGAACTGAGCCTGACAACTTGGTCATCTACTGGACA CCACTGACAGGATTCCAGTCCAACGGGCCTGGTTTGGAGTACAAAGTGCAGTGGAGACAGAAGGACACGGACGAGGATTGGTCATCAGAGAACGTGGTCAACGCCACCCACTTCGTCGTGACTGGAACCCCCACCTTTGTGCCATTCGAAATTAAAGTTCAAGCTGTGAACAACTACGGCAGCGGACCAGACCCTGAAGTAGTGACTGGGTACTCTGGAGAAGACT TGCCTTCGTCTGCTCCTGACAGTGTGAAGATCATGGTTCATAACAGTATGCTAGCAGAGGTACACTGGGAGCCTGTACCTTCCCCTTCAGTAAGGGGAAAACTACAGGGATACAAG GTATACTATCGGCGTGAGCGCGGCTTGGAGGAGACGGAGGCGAACATGGATGAGGAGACGCAGCTTTTGACGTTCAGTGGGAACCGTACCGAGGGGCGTCTGCCAGGCCTCAAGCCTTACAGCCTCTACAGCCTCTTCATCAGGGTCATTAATTACAAAGGAGAAGGGCCTGCGAGCCCCAGCACGACATTTGAGACACCTGAAGGAG tccccGGACCTCCTTCTTTTATGAATGTCATCAACCCCGGTTTGGACTCTCTCACTGTGGTTTGGGGTCCACCAATGAACAACAATGGACGCCTCGCTGGATACACACTGAAATACCAACCAG TCAACATCACCAGTGAACTGGGACCAGTCAAGGTCATGACCTTTCAAGCCAACGAGACCACCATTACCCTGAGCAACCTGAACTCCAGTATGCTGTACAAGTTTTACTTAAGTGCAAAGACAATCAAGGGCTCTGGCCCCATCATCACAGAAGAGGCCTTCACAGTCATGGACACAA CCGCACCCAACCGGCAGGTAGACATTGCCACCCAGGGCTGGTTTATTGGACTGATGTGTGCCATCGCTCTTCTCATCTTGGTCCTTCTCATTGTGTGCTTCATCAAGAGGAACAAGGGTGGCAAATATCCAG tgaaagagaaagaagatgcTCACCAAGACCCTGAGATCCAGCCCATGAAGGAGGATGATGGGACATTTGGAGAATACAG tgacACAGAGGACCACAAGCCGCTGAAGGGCAGCCGGACGCCGTCCAATGGGACGGTGCGCCGCGACGAGAGTGACGACAGCCTGGTGGACTACGGGGAGGGCGGGGACGGACAGTTCAATGAGGACGGCTCCTTCATCGGCCAGTACAGCggcaagaaagagaaagacacacacgaAGGCAACGAGAGTTCGGAGGCCCCGTCGCCTGTCAACGCCATGAACTCGTTTGTCTAA